One segment of Prionailurus bengalensis isolate Pbe53 chromosome X, Fcat_Pben_1.1_paternal_pri, whole genome shotgun sequence DNA contains the following:
- the TIMP1 gene encoding metalloproteinase inhibitor 1, whose protein sequence is MAPLAPLASCILLLLWLAAPSRACTCAPLHPQTAFCSSDFIIRAKFVGTVEVNQTALSQRYEIKMTKMFKGFSALGDASDIRFVYTPTAESVCGYFHRSQNRSEEFLIAGKLRNGHLHINTCSYVVPWNSLSSSQRRGFTKTYAAGCEECTVFSCSSIPCKLQNDTHCLWTDQFLTGTDKGFQSRHLACLPREPGICTWQSLRTRMA, encoded by the exons ATGGCACCCTTGGCGCCCCTGGCCTCCTGCATCCTGTTGTTGCTGTGGCTGGCAGCCCCCAGCCGGGCCTGTACCTGTGCCCCACTCCACCCGCAGACCGCCTTCTGCAGCTCGGACTTCA TCATCAGGGCCAAGTTCGTGGGGACCGTAGAAGTCAACCAGACTGCCTTAAGCCAGCGTTATGAGATCAAGATGACCAAG ATGTTCAAAGGGTTCAGCGCCTTGGGGGATGCCTCTGACATCCGGTTCGTCTACACCCCCACCGCGGAGAGCGTCTGCGGATACTTCCACAGGTCCCAGAACCGCAGCGAGGAGTTTCTCATCGCCG gaaaACTGCGGAACGGACACCTGCACATCAATACCTGCAGTTACGTGGTTCCCTGGAACAGTCTGAGTTCCTCTCAGCGCCGGGGCTTCACCAAGACCTATGCTGCTGGCTGCGAAGAATGCACC GTATTTTCCTGTTCATCCATCCCCTGCAAACTGCAGAATGACACTCACTGCTTGTGGACAGACCAGTTCCTCACAGGCACTGACAAGGGTTTCCAGAGCCGCCACCTTGCCTGCCTGCCAAGAGAGCCAGGGATATGCACCTGGCAGTCCCTGAGGACCCGGATGGCCTGA